The following proteins come from a genomic window of Sorex araneus isolate mSorAra2 chromosome 1, mSorAra2.pri, whole genome shotgun sequence:
- the LOC101551234 gene encoding olfactory receptor 1L1-like, translated as MRWNNLTGPSEFILMGLSSRSEDQKPLFVIFLIIYLVTLVGNLIIILAIYSDSRLQTPMYFFLSVLSFVDICYTTVIIPKMLINFLTETKTILYSECLIQMYFFFGNVDSYLLGVMAIDRYVAISNPFHYVTVMSHKFCVLLLAISFTIPFLHSLLHVLLVNRLTFCASNIIYHFFCDVNPMLKISCSSTFVNEIVIKTEGLSVIMTPFTCIIISYLRILITVLKIPSAAGKYKAFSTCGSHITVVVLFYGSISYVYFQPLASYTVKDRIATLFYTILTPMLNPFIYSLRNKDMKQGLRKLLVRIKSQ; from the coding sequence ATGAGATGGAATAACCTAACAGGACCTTCTGAATTCATCTTAATGGGACTCTCCTCTAGATCTGAGGACCAGAAACCTCTTTTTGTCATATTTCTTATCATCTACCTGGTCACACTGGTGGGAAATTTGATCATTATCCTGGCCATCTATTCAGATAGTCGCCTACagacccccatgtacttctttctAAGTGtactttcttttgttgatatttgcTACACAACAGTAATTATTCCCAAAATGCTGATAAACTTCTTAACAGAGACAAAGACCATCCTCTATAGTGAATGTCTGATCCagatgtatttcttctttggtaacgTAGACAGCTACCTCCTCGGAGTCATGGCCATTGACCGTTATGTGGCCATCAGTAACCCCTTTCATTACGTTACTGTCATGAGCCATAAATTCTGTGTCCTTCTCCTGGCAATCTCCTTTACAATCCCATTTCTTCACTcgcttctccatgttctcttagTCAATAGACTCACCTTCTGTGCCTCCAACATTATCTATCACTTCTTCTGTGATGTCAACCCGATGTTAAAGATATCCTGCTCATCAACGTTTGTCAACGAGATAGTGATAAAAACAGAAGGACTGTCAGTCATAATGACCCCGTTTACGTGCATCATAATTTCTTACCTGAGAATCCTCATCACTGTTCTGAAGATTCCTTCAGCTGCTGGGAAGTATAAGGCTTTCTCTACTTGTGGCTCCCATATCACTGTGGTAGTTCTCTTTTATGGAAGCATAAGCTATGTCTATTTCCAGCCCCTGGCCAGCTATACTGTGAAGGATCGGATAGCAACACTTTTCTACACCATACTGACCCCAATGCTAAACCCATTTATTTATAGTCTGAGAAACAAAGACATGAAACAAGGCTTACGGAAGCTGTTAGTTAGGATAAAGTCCCAATGA
- the LOC101557357 gene encoding olfactory receptor 1361-like yields the protein MASRNRTDVTEFVLLGLSSRQEMQPVVFGIVLAMYLVAVMGNFLLVSVALSDPKLQTPMYFLLSQLSFIDIFLTTITIPQMLVHTLSANRTISFNCCMTQLFFFMAVGSMEGHLLAAMAYDRYVAICDPLRYSAIVSRHLCLRITLTSWVVVSLNSLLYCVLVTRLTFCGNQITHFFCDITPLLKLSCTRPVVNEMLIFTEGVAVVISPFFFILGSYARIGAAIARMRSAAALRKALSTCSSHIVVVVLLYGTVTRMYLKPSSSYDLSQDRQVAIFYTVVIPMLNPLIYSLRNQDVKRALRRLFRKLPFWKLPT from the coding sequence ATGGCCTCTAGAAACAGGACTGACGTGACTGAATTTGTCCTATTGGGACTTTCCAGCAGGCAAGAAATGCAGCCAGTTGTTTTTGGGATTGTCCTTGCCATGTACTTGGTAGCAGTTATGGGAAATTTTCTATTAGTTAGTGTTGCCCTCTCGGACCCCAAGCTTCagacccccatgtacttcttgcTCAGCCAGCTTTCCTTCATTGACATCTTTCTGACGACTATCACCATTCCCCAGATGCTGGTGCATACATTGTCTGCCAACAGAACCATTTCCTTTAACTGCTGCATGACCCAGCTGTTCTTCTTTATGGCTGTGGGAAGTATGGAAGGTCACTTGCTGGCTGCCATGGCCTACGACCGCTATGTTGCCATCTGCGACCCTTTAAGATATTCTGCCATTGTGAGCCGCCACCTCTGTCTTCGCATCACCTTGACCTCCTGGGTGGTTGTCAGTCTCAACAGCCTGCTCTATTGCGTGCTGGTCACCCGTTTAACCTTCTGTGGCAACCAAATCACTCACTTCTTCTGTGACATTACGCCTTTGCTGAAGCTTTCCTGCACCCGGCCCGTGGTCAATGAAATGCTCATATTCACCGAGGGCGTGGCGGTGGTCATCAGTCCCTTCTTCTTCATCTTGGGCTCCTATGCCCGCATCGGTGCTGCCATAGCCCGCATGCGCTCAGCCGCTGCCCTGCGCAAGGCCCTGTCTACTTGTAGTTCCCACATCGTGGTGGTGGTGCTCCTGTATGGCACAGTGACGCGCATGTATCTCAAGCCCTCTTCCAGCTACGACTTGAGTCAGGACCGCCAGGTGGCCATCTTTTACACGGTAGTTATCCCGATGCTCAACCCACTGATCTACAGCCTAAGGAACCAGGATGTTAAGAGAGCACTGAGAAGGCTTTTCAGGAAACTGCCTTTCTGGAAACTTCCAACCTAA